A stretch of Henckelia pumila isolate YLH828 chromosome 4, ASM3356847v2, whole genome shotgun sequence DNA encodes these proteins:
- the LOC140862198 gene encoding uncharacterized protein, translated as MVKTQLPMKRGLWNNEDDENEKFVRKEQKQETGLRKSSGKISRQRWSNEEKGRTDPKESNFTPQEEELVIKLHAAIGSRWPIIAQQLPGRTETDVKILWNTKLRKKLSAMGIDPVTHKPFSQILADYGNIGAFPKDRAQIAHLALDPSKNNPFILKQEPPQRHQQSSTFDFCSQLHAMNMVSADTSNYTNNTTTCNMTQTFTTNHCMSSSLDHELSSFCWSDFLLDDEFLTSNVEGDQEIIGQKCTEAAVDFGANGMRLINNGFEASSSSSNGSFVEAMMEHQDEIMFSQFPGFYEEPFNYL; from the exons ATGGTGAAAACTCAGCTTCCCATGAAAAGAGGTCTTTGGAATAATGAAGATGATGAGAATGAAAAATTTGTTAGGAAAGAGCAAAAGCAAGAAACAG GGTTGAGAAAAAGTAGTGGGAAAATTAGCAGGCAAAGGTGGAGTAATGAAGAGAAAGGCCGGACCGATCCAAAGGAAAGCAATTTCACCCCTCAAGAGGAGGAGTTGGTCATCAAGCTACATGCAGCCATAGGTAGCAG GTGGCCTATAATAGCACAACAACTTCCGGGGCGAACCGAAACCGACGTGAAAATCCTATGGAACACCAAACTAAGAAAGAAGCTATCTGCAATGGGAATTGATCCTGTCACACACAAACCCTTCTCCCAAATCCTAGCAGATTATGGAAACATCGGTGCTTTCCCTAAAGATCGAGCACAAATCGCGCACCTCGCCCTCGATCCGTCCAAGAATAATCCATTCATCTTGAAGCAAGAACCACCACAAAGACATCAGCAGAGTAGTACTTTTGATTTTTGCTCCCAACTCCATGCCATGAATATGGTCAGTGCAGATACCTCAAACTACACTAACAACACAACTACTTGCAACATGACGCAAACTTTTACGACGAATCACTGCATGTCATCGTCATTGGATCACGAATTATCGAGCTTCTGTTGGAGCGATTTTCTTCTTGACGACGAGTTCTTGACATCAAATGTTGAGGGTGATCAAGAAATAATTGGACAAAAATGTACTGAAGCAGCTGTGGATTTTGGAGCAAATGGGATGAGATTGATCAACAACGGGTTCGAAGCATCTTCGTCGTCTTCGAATGGTTCGTTTGTGGAAGCCATGATGGAGCATCAAGATGAGATCATGTTCTCGCAGTTCCCAGGATTTTATGAAGAACCATTTAATTATCTGTGA
- the LOC140865915 gene encoding probable myosin-binding protein 5 has translation MPVGSFKCFVEQKLGKFPHFLIYAFLEWVMIILLFVDGFLAFVSNEFAKYFELRIPCLLCTRIDHLLAHRNSNFYYNDSICEHHKKEISSLAYCHVHKKLSDLRTMCEGCLLSFATEKDSDCDKYKSLIGILHKDIDCFVEDNQKLLMNLGNGDDGKEISDEKSGAHLCSCCGEALKPRASAKYGRSLSMNAPTPSPRAPLLARRNEEGRSILLPHVKYTELKFMSDAEQELSEYEDAPNGENQGRDDVKSASVPLLPDSEEMTDDSCRTPSFARGTRFFGIPLSDSAQASPRWGYKIGRKLANIDCAPEPNDANSFNELDGDILNRLKRQVRLDRKSLIALYMELDEERSASAVAANNAMAMITRLQAEKAAVQMEALQYQRMMEEQAEYDQEALQVMKDMLLKREEDIKALESELDTYREKYGLIKKVGSDICEIDADEDYQDMKSQSLSSYGERSECGSSNGADRNENERPNNSMEDGEGSPNESSLDFEGERSYLLGLLVDLERKINSPSDEVSNSSEGVAISNEDGSKGKEQKGSLKREVSLIRERLRTIEADSGFLKHAAMTLQRGGEGTKLLTEIAQHLRQIRDSNKSITEDSEA, from the exons ATGCCGGTGGGATCGTTCAAATGTTTCGTGGAGCAGAAGCTCGGGAAATTCCCGCATTTCTTGATATATGCATTCCTCGAATGGGTGATGATAATATTGCTTTTTGTGGATGGCTTTCTCGCCTTTGTTTCGAATGAATTCGCCAAGTACTTCGAGCTCAGAATCCCATGCTTACTCTGCACAAGGATAGATCATCTTCTTGCACACAGGAACTCCAACTTTTACTACAATGATTCCATCTGTGAGCATCACAAGAAAGAAATCTCGTCCCTCGCGTATTGCCACGTCCACAAGAAGCTATCCGATTTGCGTACCATGTGTGAGGGTTGCCTTCTGTCTTTTGCCACGGAGAAAGATTCCGACTGTGATAAGTACAAGTCCCTTATTGGGATTCTGCACAAGGATATCGATTGCTTTGTGGAGGATAATCAGAAGTTGTTGATGAATTTGGGGAATGGCGACGATGGGAAAGAGATATCAGATGAAAAGAGTGGTGCACACTTGTGTTCTTGTTGTGGGGAGGCTCTGAAACCGAGAGCTTCCGCGAAATATGGGCGGAGTCTGTCCATGAATGCTCCGACCCCATCCCCTAGAGCGCCCTTGCTGGCGAGGAGGAACGAAGAGGGGCGTAGCATATTGTTACCACATGTTAAGTACACTGAGCTGAAGTTTATGTCAGATGCAGAGCAGGAGCTCTCTGAGTATGAAGATGCTCCAAATGGAGAGAATCAAG GAAGAGACGATGTAAAGTCGGCTTCGGTGCCATTGCTACCTGATTCAGAGGAAATGACTGATGATTCTTGCAGAACCCCTAGTTTTGCCAGAGGGACCAGATTTTTTGGAATCCCTTTGTCAGATTCAGCTCAAGCTAGTCCTAGATGGGGCTACAAGATTGGTCGAAAACTAGCAAACATCGATTGTGCTCCTGAACCCAATGATGCAAATTCATTCAATGAACTAGATGGAGACATCTTGAACCGGTTGAAAAGACAGGTCCGTTTGGACCGCAAATCGTTGATAGCTCTATACATGGAGTTGGATGAAGAAAGAAGTGCTTCTGCGGTTGCAGCGAATAATGCCATGGCCATGATAACTCGTCTGCAAGCTGAGAAAGCAGCTGTGCAAATGGAGGCCTTGCAATATCAGAGAATGATGGAAGAACAGGCGGAATACGATCAAGAAGCTCTGCAAGTGATGAAAGACATGCTTTTGAAAAGGGAAGAGGATATAAAGGCTTTGGAGTCGGAACTGGACACTTACAGAGAAAAGTATGGGCTTATCAAGAAAGTAGGAAGTGATATATGTGAGATTGATGCTGATGAAGATTATCAAGACATGAAGTCTCAGTCCTTGTCATCCTATGGTGAGAGATCAGAATGTGGGAGCTCGAATGGAGCGGATAGAAACGAAAATGAACGTCCCAATAATTCGATGGAGGATGGAGAAGGAAGTCCAAACGAATCatctttggatttcgagggtgAGAGATCTTATCTTCTTGGTCTATTGGTAGatcttgagagaaaaatcaATTCACCTTCAGATGAAGTGTCCAATTCCTCTGAAGGCGTCGCGATCAGTAATGAAGATGGAAGCAAAG GAAAAGAGCAGAAGGGTAGCCTTAAAAGAGAGGTATCTCTAATAAGGGAGAGATTGAGGACCattgaagcagacagtggattTTTAAAGCATGCAGCCATGACGCTGCAACGAGGAGGCGAAGGAACTAAACTCTTGACTGAAATAGCTCAACATCTCCGGCAGATTAGGGACTCAAACAAATCTATAACAGAGGATTCAGAAGCATGA
- the LOC140862197 gene encoding germin-like protein 5-1, translating into MAANIILLSISLFMILLQLLLLPIPCHSTDPDPLQDFCIADLLGTFSVNGFPCKPASNVTSDDFVYSGLVNVGNTSNYLGSYLNLANVFAFPGLNTLGVSMTRIDIAVGGVTNPHWHPRATECGVLIQGTVLLGIITSGNVVYSRNVSVGEMYVVPRGLVHFHLNVGNEPALAFSAANSQLPGTVNVAQNMFGSTPSVPDQVLAKAFQVDQSVVDQIKSKFAS; encoded by the coding sequence ATGGCGGCTAATATCATCCTTCTCTCCATCTCCCTCTTCATGATACTTCTCCAACTACTTCTACTCCCCATACCTTGCCATTCCACTGATCCTGATCCCTTGCAGGACTTCTGCATAGCCGATCTACTCGGTACCTTCTCCGTCAATGGCTTTCCCTGCAAACCGGCCTCTAACGTCACCTCGGACGACTTCGTCTACTCCGGCCTGGTCAACGTGGGGAACACAAGCAATTACTTGGGAAGTTACTTAAACCTGGCCAACGTCTTCGCCTTTCCGGGGCTAAACACGCTCGGTGTCTCCATGACTCGTATTGACATCGCTGTAGGCGGTGTCACGAATCCTCACTGGCACCCGCGAGCCACGGAATGTGGGGTTTTAATCCAAGGGACGGTTTTGTTGGGGATCATTACTAGCGGGAACGTCGTTTACTCGCGGAACGTGAGCGTTGGCGAGATGTACGTGGTTCCGAGGGGGCTGGTGCACTTCCATTTGAACGTTGGAAATGAGCCTGCGCTTGCTTTCTCTGCTGCTAACAGCCAGCTGCCTGGTACCGTCAATGTCGCCCAGAATATGTTCGGTTCGACGCCTTCTGTTCCTGATCAAGTCCTGGCTAAAGCTTTTCAGGTGGACCAAAGTGTGGtggatcaaatcaaatccaagttCGCGAGTTGA
- the LOC140867598 gene encoding germin-like protein subfamily T member 1, whose product MEAKMISFFTMILFHVLILLLPIPGHSADSDPLQDFCIADLQSPPHLNGFPCKPAFNVTSDDFFYSGLVNEANTSNLLGSYVTQANVLAFPGLNTLGISINRVDIAVGGVTHPHTHPRATECGVLIQGKLLVGLISSGNTVYSRNLSVGEVFVIPRGLVHFQMNVGEEKVLVFTAFNSQMPGTIQISRNLFGSVPPVPDQILAKAFQVNQTLVDQIKSKFAA is encoded by the coding sequence ATGGAGGCCAAGATGATCTCCTTCTTCACCATGATACTCTTCCATGTCCTTATACTCTTGCTCCCAATTCCGGGCCATTCCGCAGACTCCGATCCCTTGCAAGACTTCTGCATCGCCGATTTACAAAGCCCCCCTCACCTCAACGGCTTCCCCTGCAAACCCGCCTTCAACGTAACTTCTGACGACTTCTTCTACTCGGGGCTGGTAAACGAAGCAAACACGAGCAACTTGTTAGGGAGCTACGTGACTCAAGCCAACGTGCTCGCGTTTCCGGGCCTAAACACGCTCGGTATCTCCATAAACCGCGTCGATATAGCCGTAGGAGGTGTCACGCACCCTCACACGCACCCACGTGCGACCGAGTGCGGGGTCCTGATCCAAGGGAAGCTGCTCGTGGGGTTGATCAGCAGCGGGAACACGGTTTACTCGAGGAACTTGAGCGTCGGGGAGGTTTTCGTTATCCCGAGGGGACTCGTGCACTTCCAGATGAATGTTGGGGAGGAGAAAGTGCTGGTTTTCACGGCTTTCAACAGCCAGATGCCTGGTACCATTCAGATTTCGAGGAACCTGTTCGGTTCGGTGCCGCCCGTTCCCGATCAGATCTTGGCTAAAGCGTTTCAAGTGAATCAAACTTTGGTAGATCAGATCAAATCCAAGTTTGCTGCTTGA
- the LOC140862196 gene encoding rhicadhesin receptor-like, with protein sequence MASLICKYSSCNAIILTLLLLTPFPSHSADPDPLQDFCVADLASNIVLNGFPCKPATNVTSEDFFFDGLVQEGDTNNTFGSQPTLGNVLAFPGLNTQGISMNRVDFAPGGLNPPHSHPRATESGVVIQGKLLVGFITTGNVFHSKILGPGQMFVIPRGLVHFQMNVGEQKALIVTAFNSQLPGAVIAPSTLFAATPAVPDYVLSKAFQVGSEVIDQIKSKFAA encoded by the coding sequence ATGGCTTCTTTAATTTGCAAATATTCATCATGTAATGCCATAATCTTAACACTTTTGCTGCTAACACCATTTCCTTCTCACTCAGCTGATCCTGATCCTTTGCAAGATTTCTGTGTCGCAGATTTGGCAAGCAACATAGTGCTGAATGGTTTTCCCTGTAAACCGGCAACAAACGTCACCTCGGAAGACTTTTTCTTCGACGggctagtccaagaaggtgACACCAACAACACCTTCGGGAGCCAGCCCACTTTGGGCAATGTTTTGGCATTTCCAGGCCTGAATACCCAGGGAATTTCCATGAACCGGGTCGATTTCGCTCCTGGAGGACTGAATCCTCCTCATTCACACCCCCGGGCGACGGAATCAGGCGTAGTGATCCAGGGAAAACTTCTCGTGGGGTTCATAACGACGGGAAATGTGTTTCACTCGAAGATCTTGGGGCCTGGACAGATGTTCGTGATTCCCAGGGGACTGGTGCATTTCCAGATGAATGTTGGAGAGCAGAAGGCCCTGATTGTCACTGCTTTCAACAGCCAGCTGCCTGGAGCGGTTATCGCCCCGTCGACTCTGTTCGCGGCGACGCCGGCTGTTCCTGATTATGTGTTGAGCAAAGCTTTCCAGGTTGGAAGTGAAGTTATTGATCAGATCAAGTCCAAGTTTGCAGCTTAA
- the LOC140864590 gene encoding uncharacterized protein, which produces MVAISLYKGNLHKATDVPRRWPRPAPNISLKDFQILLRRRSRALARIRSPANVALVSIPNPASNLNHNDSRPDPIPKGDDLDKNQNGDQNDKDNSSTGPELPPQEDLKDVGGAKDVEVNEDVLMKLVEKSDAIVEEEEKEEMAKNEDKTEVVNNTEGEGSKQEDAINDKEKRRKEIEEKLEILNERKHSLVQVLKQILSAEEQLKRQNSMQGTSGRPPLPLQVDTTTDTGSMSRANTPKMASDGIPCVDMDVGEADDVLNNNIHPRHVPRMSSTSPSSDCQQRKPPPNMVPLTHRTSLGVAGSPSPSRFALAGQVHSSISVTGTNYIASSPSPAASGGTSVFRDGRLPSPWN; this is translated from the exons ATGGTGGCAATATCGCTGTACAAGGGGAATCTGCACAAAGCGACCGACGTGCCCCGCCGATGGCCTCGGCCCGCCCCCAACATCTCGCTCAAGGACTTCCAAATCCTCCTCCGCCGCCGCTCCAGAGCCCTCGCCCGCATCCGATCCCCCGCTAACGTTGCCCTGGTTTCAATCCCTAACCCTGCCTCGAATTTGAATCATAACGATTCTAGGCCAGATCCAATCCCTAAGGGTGATGATTTGGACAAAAATCAGAACGGAGATCAGAACGATAAGGATAATTCCAGTACTGGACCTGAGTTGCCGCCACAGGAGGATTTGAAGGATGTAGGAGGGGCGAAGGACGTGGAGGTGAATGAGGATGTTTTGATGAAATTGGTGGAGAAGAGTGACGCGATAGTGGAGGAGGAGGAGAAGGAGGAAATGGCGAAAAATGAGGACAAAACTGAGGTTGTCAATAACACCGAGGGCGAG GGAAGCAAACAGGAAGATGCTATAAATGATAAAGAGAAAAGACGGAAGGAGATTGAGGAGAAATTGGAAATTTTGAATGAGAGAAAACATAGTTTAGTACAAGTGCTGAAACAG ATTCTGAGTGCAGAAGAGCAGTTAAAAAGACAGAATAGTATGCAAGGAACTTCTGGTCGTCCACCTCTTCCACTACAAGTGGATACCACGACTGATACAGGGTCAATGTCGAGGGCTAACACCCCTAAAATGGCCTCAGATGGAATTCCTTGCGTTGATATGGATGTAGGAGAAGCTGATGatgtattaaataataatatccaTCCTCGCCATGTACCACGCATGAGCAGCACTTCACCATCGTCAGACTGTCAACAGCGGAAGCCTCCCCCTAACATG GTACCTCTAACTCATAGAACGTCACTGGGGGTTGCTGGTAGTCCTAGTCCTTCAAGATTCGCACTTGCTGGGCAAGTACATTCCTCGATCTCTGTAACAGGAACAAATTACATAGCTTCCTCTCCTTCACCTGCAGCATCGGGCGGCACTTCCGTTTTCAGAGATGGCAGGCTTCCGAGTCCCTGGAATTAG